The nucleotide sequence TCCCAGGCGGGACCTCGCGAGTACTGGGTGGGCAGCGTCTTCAGCTCGTCCTCCAGCAGCCACTTGGCTTTGTCGGCGAGACCGACACCGGCCTCCTCTTCGTTACAGAAACCCGTCAGACGGTAGTCGGCGAAGGGTGTGTCGCCGTTCGCGTCACGAGTGGCGAGGAGAGCGGCGGGGGCGTGGCAGACAATGGCGAGCGGATTGCCGGAAGCGAGTGCCTTCCGCAGCAGTTCCCCGGAGTCGGCGTCGACCGAGAGGTCTTGCATCGGGCCGTGCCCTCCGGGGTAGTAGATCGCGTCATAGTCCTCGAGGCGCACGTCCTTGAGGGAGATGGGGTGCCGCAGCTCATCCGCCGACTCGATGACGGCCTCCTCCTGAAGGGCGTTCTCCTCGCCGCCCGCCATACGGGGTTCCAGACTCATCGTGTCGACAACCGGGACGACCCCATTCGGAGTTGCCACGGTAACTTCGTGTCCGGCGCCGGTGAATACGCTATAGGGCGCCACGAATTCCTCGGCCCAGTACCCGGTGGGGTGCCGGTGTCCGTCTT is from Streptomyces hygroscopicus and encodes:
- a CDS encoding thiazole biosynthesis protein ThiJ, coding for MAKILCVLTGASYWTLKDGHRHPTGYWAEEFVAPYSVFTGAGHEVTVATPNGVVPVVDTMSLEPRMAGGEENALQEEAVIESADELRHPISLKDVRLEDYDAIYYPGGHGPMQDLSVDADSGELLRKALASGNPLAIVCHAPAALLATRDANGDTPFADYRLTGFCNEEEAGVGLADKAKWLLEDELKTLPTQYSRGPAWEPYTVVDRNLFTGQNPASSGPLAKELVKALAQGE